The Opitutales bacterium ASA1 genome window below encodes:
- the lptG gene encoding LPS export ABC transporter permease LptG: MFRILDRHVLFEWLKILGLVVGATFGLQMIFSLYDTYKDLRDFGATAGEMALYYAVRAPSNLSLVVPIAVLVSLLYAMGLLHRHNEIVAMRAAGVGLFRMTRWIWVCAAGLSALMFQLNGSVIPWSVEQSRLIFENLKFSHQAEQAGDGADVGLVSGVGYHNRVAGRAWMLARFSPYSNRGFGVQLSFLGANGREERRLLASEGFWDEVARGWTLVDGRESWFSPEDGEILRTVAFERRDLPEVDDDPHWMLLFDKRPKDLSFFELSEILASPEAAEHPRIAAYAVRWHSLMAGAFSCLIVAGLAVPFAVSGVRVNPAVGVSKSLALFFLYYLLATIGTMLGDQGAVPAWVAAWLPNGFMAAFAAWLMAGTR; encoded by the coding sequence GTGTTTCGCATCCTGGACCGCCACGTCTTGTTCGAATGGCTGAAGATCCTGGGGCTGGTGGTCGGCGCGACCTTCGGCCTGCAGATGATCTTCAGCCTCTACGACACCTACAAAGACCTGCGCGATTTCGGCGCGACGGCCGGGGAGATGGCGCTCTACTACGCGGTGCGCGCACCGAGCAACCTCTCGCTAGTGGTCCCGATCGCGGTGCTCGTGTCGTTGCTTTACGCGATGGGGCTTTTGCACCGACACAACGAGATCGTGGCCATGCGCGCGGCGGGTGTGGGGCTCTTCCGCATGACTCGCTGGATCTGGGTGTGCGCGGCGGGTTTGTCCGCCCTGATGTTTCAACTCAACGGCAGCGTCATCCCATGGTCGGTCGAGCAATCGCGCCTGATCTTCGAGAACCTGAAGTTTTCGCATCAAGCCGAGCAGGCGGGAGACGGTGCCGACGTCGGTCTGGTATCGGGCGTGGGATACCACAACCGCGTCGCGGGGCGCGCGTGGATGTTGGCGCGCTTCAGTCCGTATTCAAATCGTGGATTCGGGGTGCAGCTCTCTTTTCTCGGGGCGAACGGACGCGAAGAGCGTCGGTTGCTCGCGAGCGAGGGCTTCTGGGACGAGGTCGCGCGAGGTTGGACGTTGGTCGACGGTCGCGAGTCGTGGTTCTCGCCGGAGGACGGCGAAATCCTGCGCACCGTCGCGTTCGAGCGACGCGACTTGCCCGAGGTGGACGACGATCCGCACTGGATGTTGCTCTTCGACAAGCGCCCGAAGGATCTGTCGTTTTTCGAGCTCTCCGAGATCCTCGCGTCGCCCGAAGCGGCGGAGCATCCGCGGATCGCCGCCTACGCGGTGCGTTGGCACAGTCTGATGGCGGGAGCGTTCAGTTGCCTCATCGTCGCGGGCCTCGCGGTGCCGTTCGCCGTGTCGGGCGTGCGCGTCAACCCCGCGGTCGGCGTCTCGAAGTCGCTCGCGTTGTTCTTCCTCTACTACCTGCTCGCGACGATCGGCACCATGCTCGGCGACCAAGGTGCCGTGCCGGCGTGGGTGGCGGCATGGTTGCCCAACGGCTTCATGGCGGCATTCGCCGCGTGGTTGATGGCGGGCACGCGCTGA
- a CDS encoding type I polyketide synthase → MNEATRNTPTALPENAVAIVGMAGRFPGAPDIRAFWKNLCGGIESLRRFDDAALAAVPPAARTHESYVPVRGVLDDVDRFDAAFFGIGPREAEAMDPQHRLFLECCWHALEDAGRVADRRSLVTGVFAGQSLATYLLQNLCHDRAFIERITAAYQTGEFPVLFGNDPAFLATRVAHKLDLRGPAVTVQTACSTSLVAVAQAVQSLLTHQCDLCLAGGVSISFPQERGHVHQEGSMVSPDGHCRPFDAEAAGTVFGSGVGVVVLRRLEDAVAAGDRIHAVIRGVAINNDGADKSSYSAPSVAGQREAIVTALTLADVAPSTIGYVEAHGTGTPLGDPIEFEALSQAFRDCGAEGNAFCTLGSLKSNIGHLEAAAGVAGLIKAALVVRDGYLPPTLHFNTPNPHIHFATSPFRVESVGRVWPENTGPRRAGVSSFGVGGTNAHVVLEEPPASLPVPPLATAGAPTRPAVLLLSAKTDASLSTAAATLASHLEASGDLALENVAHTLAHGRQTFTRRAGIAAYSREQATAALRSSSDRALVTELFASPPRIVFMFPGQGAQRAGMLRDLHRTEPLVRDLVDRCALIASKHVGSDLRELLLADPDDASAAEELRQTRITQPALFVTELVLARLWQSWGVQPDLLVGHSVGEYVAACLADVASLEDTLAIVARRGALVHEQPRGSMLAVRLDERELETLVPADCAIAAVNAPGLCVVAGPDASITKLEVALEKDGRPGRRLVTSHAFHSPMMDSVVPALAETIAGTPLRRPKIPIVSTVSGRLLSEDEARDPHYWARHARRTVRFADALAGAIDTTPTVLIEVGPGTTLSQLARLNPAVGPATAVITSLPFRGDAPDGALELAQAAVDLWCRGVPVDWRRRDEHSARRIVSLPGYSFADTRYWIAPPTPVPEIAFAPAPEVEPRPTAESTPEEIATAPDEPRLARLRRETLAMLEDVSGGSLGHDSLDRNLLDLGFDSLLLAQVSSRLRERFGVTVSFRQLMERFGTPDALARHLDETLPPDPVVPRSLTVAAAHAAPPASTVEQLVRQQLELMRNQLALLESAGASGAMATTLRTAIESAGKTPLAPPANTSKSEPTPESAAPARHGPFRPVEKKRDESLSERQRAHLAELIATYCARTGTSKRHAAEHRTEFCDPRSISGFNPLWKEMVYPLVCERSKGPRLWDVDGNEYIDITMGFGVNYLGHSPDFVSQALRKQIAAGYEIGPQTPLAGETARMLCRMTGMERATFCNTGSEAVMAAMRVARTVTGRDRIVVFSGDYHGMFDSVLVRGVLRNGKPHTLPIAPGIPRGLIDDVTVLEYGADASLEWIAAHAHELAAVIVEPVQSRNPGLQPRAFLHRVREITAAADTALVFDEVITGFRCHQGGAQAWFDVRADMATYGKVIGGGMPIGALAGSRKWLDALDGGHWNYGDDSIPEVGVTFFAGTFVRHPLAVAAAHAALTHLEAEGPELQERVNRNAARLVAELETVFTERGVDATVERFASVLRLELSHDYKHAGLFFFHLRLRGIHFWEGRVAFLSTTHTDADIDRIVVVVREAIEAMQEGGFLPQPDGTTAGAPEARPRPYRIVEKPDGRQVPLTEEQHEIWTACQLGDAASANFNESGTLHLAGAVDEKALRLAVQDVVVRHEALRTVFLPDGSAQSIRPRIEVPIETFALPTDPIAREAVLRAEASRPFDLVRGPLVRFLLDASSPGGATLVFTAHHLACDGWSYDIVVRELARCYSARVAGTEPLLPTPVQISAFAAEAPLRRHSVEGRAAQEYWKRALAELPEPPALPEDFARPETARFNGDRTSITIAPETLAAVEQFARGRRATLFATLYATFGSLVHRLSGTSDFLVGVPMAGQNIHDVGTLVGHCVHFLPTRHRVVPTASFGEHVDATSAVLLEAFEHAHVSFGTLLRELHWRRDPSRPSPLGITFNLDPSGEPVRFQGLELALELNPRSTINAELCFNLLKRPEGLVVQCDYCTDLFAQSTIVRWLRHFETLLRAAVASPATTVGELPLLESDASAALADGTPAHESTIRPGPALLHGIFEAAAERSLDAVAVIDARGSVTYGELDRRANQLARHLLDRGLPPGGLVALLFDRSVEFVVAVLAVLKTGNAFAPLDTSWPEERSADVLRSCGARLLLVAGSPLPTGSPRDIHLVDTLADASTIAALPFSKSHVEVRPEQLAYVIHTSGSTGTPKGVMVEHRAISAHIASICGFYGLRPEDRSLLFHSTAFDPTVEQLFCAFHAGASIHLRGSDLWSGAEFAARVKSADLSVVDVPPRYLHEVLHELQATAARPDLGRLRLVVVGGEALSPWTTRLWRDCGLGHIRLVNCYGPTECSVTATCHTIPAQPCARELAGRVPIGRPHGPVRALVLDARLQPLPVGLVGELFLGGPTLARGYLGAESLTQERFLPDPRRTGERLYRTGDLARLLADGTLEFLGRIDRQVQIRGYRVEMAEVENHLSRHPCVEHAVVLDDADTNGSAMLVAFVVPVDGTTLTPESLRDHLAARLPDYMLPARYVVVARIPTDPNGKVDAHALRRLDAGEGAVAARDSIPPRNADEEAIAEIWRKLLGTARVGVHDDFFELGGHSLLAMQMLRQLNAAFGISVPLASLLSTPTIEGLARHLPLRAEPEGNSAATTRSDGSKTAGTTNTAVVESAPALLGSGPGTPLFNIPGVLGYGMLPPELIAQIQRDRPYFDGLQLPGADGREPPLDSIDAIADHLVSRIRAVRPHGPYALTGYCFGGVVAYEVANRLADEGETVQALVLWHAFPWHTWRLRTLRERLRDLPDRLRSMTPRDRWLTLKGRIAGPVRHLARRAGIERDTAPGESLSPVLEANNRADEAHRIARPYHGRLYVARAAILPPELESPPLGGWEAFARGPLKIHDLPCEHLDLIKQPWLTEISKLTAQWLRMADSEPIEGRPRSAVPDDVVGESARPFERTPGLRVSTNTSRTGAGPRTTPAPRP, encoded by the coding sequence ATGAACGAAGCCACACGCAACACGCCGACCGCTCTTCCCGAAAACGCCGTCGCCATCGTCGGCATGGCCGGACGTTTCCCGGGCGCACCGGACATCCGCGCGTTCTGGAAGAACCTCTGCGGCGGCATCGAATCCCTCCGTCGTTTCGACGACGCCGCACTCGCGGCCGTCCCTCCCGCTGCTCGCACACACGAGAGCTACGTGCCCGTCCGCGGCGTGCTCGACGACGTCGACCGTTTCGATGCGGCCTTCTTCGGAATCGGTCCGCGCGAGGCGGAGGCCATGGATCCGCAACATCGACTCTTTCTCGAGTGCTGTTGGCACGCCTTGGAAGATGCCGGACGCGTCGCCGATCGACGCTCGTTGGTCACCGGCGTGTTCGCAGGCCAGAGCCTCGCCACTTACCTCCTGCAAAACCTCTGCCACGATCGCGCGTTCATCGAGCGCATCACCGCCGCCTACCAGACCGGCGAGTTCCCCGTCCTGTTCGGCAACGACCCCGCCTTTCTCGCGACGCGTGTCGCTCACAAGCTCGACCTCCGCGGCCCCGCCGTGACGGTGCAGACGGCATGCTCTACCTCGCTCGTCGCCGTCGCGCAAGCCGTGCAGAGCCTGCTCACGCATCAGTGCGACCTCTGTCTCGCCGGCGGTGTATCCATTTCTTTCCCACAAGAACGCGGCCACGTGCACCAAGAGGGATCGATGGTCTCGCCCGACGGACACTGCCGCCCGTTCGACGCGGAAGCCGCCGGCACGGTCTTCGGCAGCGGAGTCGGTGTGGTCGTCCTACGAAGACTCGAGGACGCCGTCGCCGCCGGAGACCGCATCCACGCCGTCATCCGCGGAGTCGCGATCAACAACGACGGAGCCGACAAGTCCAGCTACTCCGCCCCCAGCGTCGCCGGCCAACGCGAGGCGATCGTCACCGCCCTCACGCTCGCCGACGTCGCGCCCTCCACGATCGGCTACGTGGAGGCGCACGGCACCGGCACCCCGCTCGGCGATCCCATCGAGTTCGAAGCCTTGTCCCAAGCGTTCCGCGATTGCGGAGCCGAAGGAAACGCCTTCTGCACACTCGGCTCGCTCAAGAGCAACATCGGGCACCTCGAAGCGGCCGCCGGCGTCGCCGGCCTGATCAAAGCCGCTCTCGTCGTGCGCGACGGCTACTTGCCGCCCACGCTTCACTTCAACACACCCAATCCACACATCCATTTCGCCACCAGCCCGTTTCGTGTCGAATCCGTGGGACGCGTCTGGCCGGAAAACACCGGGCCGCGCCGCGCCGGTGTCAGCTCGTTCGGCGTCGGCGGGACGAACGCACACGTCGTTCTCGAAGAACCGCCCGCCTCCCTCCCGGTGCCACCGCTCGCCACCGCCGGTGCGCCCACCCGCCCCGCCGTTCTCCTGCTCTCGGCCAAGACGGACGCCTCCCTGAGTACGGCTGCCGCCACACTCGCCTCCCACCTCGAAGCAAGCGGCGACCTCGCCCTCGAGAACGTCGCGCACACCTTGGCTCACGGCCGACAAACGTTCACCCGTCGCGCCGGCATCGCGGCGTATTCGCGCGAGCAGGCCACCGCGGCTCTTCGTTCTTCGAGCGACCGCGCACTCGTCACCGAACTCTTCGCAAGTCCCCCGCGCATTGTATTCATGTTTCCAGGACAGGGTGCGCAACGAGCCGGCATGTTGCGCGATCTCCACCGCACCGAACCGCTCGTTCGCGACTTGGTCGACCGCTGCGCCCTGATTGCCTCCAAACACGTCGGCAGCGATCTGCGCGAACTGCTCCTCGCCGACCCCGACGACGCGAGCGCCGCGGAAGAACTCCGACAGACGCGCATCACCCAGCCGGCACTCTTCGTCACCGAACTCGTCCTCGCTCGCCTCTGGCAGTCGTGGGGCGTGCAACCCGATCTCCTCGTCGGCCATTCGGTCGGCGAGTACGTCGCCGCGTGCCTCGCCGACGTCGCCAGCCTCGAGGACACACTCGCGATCGTCGCGCGCCGTGGCGCCCTCGTCCACGAGCAACCCCGAGGATCGATGCTCGCCGTGAGGCTCGACGAACGGGAGCTGGAAACGCTCGTCCCCGCCGACTGCGCGATCGCAGCCGTCAACGCGCCCGGACTCTGCGTCGTCGCCGGTCCGGACGCTTCGATCACGAAACTCGAAGTCGCGCTGGAGAAGGACGGCCGACCCGGCCGCCGCCTCGTCACGTCGCACGCGTTTCATTCGCCCATGATGGACTCCGTCGTCCCGGCCCTCGCGGAAACGATCGCCGGCACGCCTCTGCGTCGCCCGAAGATACCGATCGTATCCACGGTTTCAGGACGACTCCTCTCCGAGGACGAAGCACGCGATCCGCACTACTGGGCGCGGCACGCCCGACGCACCGTCCGCTTCGCCGACGCGCTCGCAGGGGCGATCGACACCACGCCCACCGTCCTGATCGAAGTCGGCCCCGGAACCACGCTCTCGCAGCTCGCACGCCTCAACCCCGCCGTCGGCCCCGCCACCGCCGTGATCACTTCGTTGCCTTTTCGCGGTGATGCGCCCGATGGTGCCCTCGAACTCGCCCAAGCAGCGGTCGACCTCTGGTGCCGCGGCGTTCCGGTCGATTGGCGTCGCCGCGACGAACACTCGGCTCGCCGGATCGTGTCTCTCCCCGGCTACTCCTTCGCCGACACCCGCTACTGGATCGCTCCGCCGACGCCGGTCCCCGAGATCGCTTTCGCTCCAGCACCTGAAGTCGAACCCCGGCCCACTGCCGAGTCCACGCCCGAGGAGATCGCGACCGCCCCGGACGAACCCCGACTCGCGCGCCTGCGACGCGAAACGCTCGCGATGCTCGAAGACGTCTCGGGCGGATCGCTCGGGCACGATTCGCTCGACCGCAACCTCCTCGATCTCGGTTTCGATTCACTTCTGCTCGCGCAAGTTTCCTCCCGCCTGCGCGAGCGCTTCGGCGTCACGGTCTCGTTTCGACAACTCATGGAGCGCTTCGGCACCCCCGATGCGCTCGCCCGCCACCTCGACGAGACGCTGCCGCCCGACCCCGTCGTACCGCGCTCGCTCACCGTTGCCGCCGCGCACGCTGCACCACCGGCATCCACCGTCGAGCAGCTCGTCCGACAACAACTCGAACTCATGCGCAACCAGCTCGCTTTGCTGGAAAGCGCCGGCGCCTCGGGCGCGATGGCCACGACGCTCCGTACTGCCATCGAGTCCGCCGGAAAGACACCGCTCGCTCCGCCCGCGAACACGAGCAAGTCGGAACCCACGCCCGAATCGGCCGCTCCTGCGCGCCACGGGCCGTTCCGTCCGGTCGAGAAGAAGCGCGACGAATCGCTCAGCGAGCGCCAACGCGCGCACCTCGCCGAGTTGATCGCCACCTACTGCGCCCGCACCGGCACGAGCAAGCGTCACGCCGCCGAACATCGCACGGAGTTTTGCGATCCGCGTTCCATCAGTGGTTTCAACCCGCTCTGGAAGGAAATGGTCTACCCGCTCGTCTGCGAGCGCTCGAAAGGTCCACGCCTCTGGGACGTCGACGGCAACGAGTACATCGACATCACCATGGGTTTCGGGGTGAACTATCTCGGACACTCGCCGGACTTCGTTTCGCAGGCGTTGCGCAAACAGATCGCCGCCGGCTACGAGATCGGGCCGCAGACGCCGCTCGCGGGCGAGACCGCGCGCATGCTCTGCCGTATGACCGGCATGGAACGCGCCACGTTCTGCAACACCGGCTCCGAAGCCGTCATGGCCGCCATGCGCGTCGCACGCACCGTGACGGGTCGCGATCGCATCGTCGTTTTCTCCGGCGACTACCACGGCATGTTCGACAGCGTGCTCGTCCGCGGCGTCCTGCGTAATGGAAAACCACATACGCTTCCCATCGCACCCGGCATCCCACGAGGACTGATCGACGACGTCACCGTACTCGAATACGGCGCCGACGCCTCGCTGGAGTGGATCGCCGCCCACGCGCACGAACTCGCGGCGGTGATCGTCGAACCCGTGCAGTCGCGCAACCCGGGCCTGCAACCACGAGCGTTTCTCCACCGCGTGCGCGAGATCACCGCGGCCGCGGACACCGCGCTCGTCTTCGACGAAGTCATCACCGGTTTCCGTTGCCACCAAGGCGGCGCTCAGGCGTGGTTCGACGTCCGCGCCGACATGGCCACCTACGGCAAGGTCATCGGCGGAGGCATGCCCATCGGCGCGCTCGCCGGATCGCGCAAGTGGCTGGACGCGCTCGACGGTGGCCACTGGAACTACGGAGACGACTCGATCCCCGAAGTCGGCGTCACCTTCTTCGCCGGCACGTTCGTCCGTCACCCGCTGGCCGTAGCGGCGGCACACGCCGCCCTGACGCATCTCGAAGCCGAAGGTCCGGAGCTGCAGGAGCGGGTGAACCGAAACGCCGCTCGCCTCGTCGCCGAACTCGAGACCGTGTTCACCGAACGCGGCGTCGACGCCACGGTCGAGCGCTTCGCCTCCGTACTTCGACTCGAACTCTCGCACGACTACAAGCACGCCGGCCTCTTCTTCTTCCACCTCCGGCTGCGCGGCATCCACTTCTGGGAGGGACGCGTGGCGTTTCTCTCCACCACGCACACGGACGCCGACATCGACCGCATCGTCGTGGTCGTCCGCGAGGCGATCGAAGCGATGCAGGAAGGCGGCTTTCTCCCGCAACCCGACGGCACGACCGCCGGTGCACCCGAAGCACGACCACGACCCTACCGCATCGTCGAGAAGCCCGACGGTCGCCAAGTACCGTTGACCGAAGAACAGCACGAGATCTGGACCGCGTGCCAACTCGGCGATGCGGCTTCGGCGAACTTCAACGAGTCCGGCACCCTCCACCTCGCCGGCGCGGTGGACGAAAAGGCCCTCCGACTCGCGGTCCAAGACGTGGTCGTCCGCCACGAGGCCTTGCGCACCGTGTTCCTCCCGGACGGCAGTGCGCAGTCCATCCGCCCGCGCATCGAAGTGCCGATCGAAACCTTCGCCCTTCCGACCGATCCCATCGCCCGCGAAGCGGTGTTGCGTGCCGAGGCCTCGCGTCCCTTCGACCTCGTACGCGGGCCCCTCGTGCGTTTTCTCCTCGATGCCTCCTCGCCGGGAGGCGCGACGCTCGTCTTCACCGCACACCATCTCGCCTGCGACGGTTGGTCCTACGACATCGTCGTGCGGGAACTCGCGCGCTGCTACTCCGCCCGCGTCGCCGGCACCGAGCCGCTGTTGCCCACGCCCGTGCAGATATCGGCCTTCGCCGCCGAAGCTCCGCTGCGTCGGCACTCGGTCGAAGGCCGCGCCGCGCAGGAATACTGGAAACGCGCGCTCGCGGAACTCCCCGAGCCGCCCGCACTGCCGGAAGACTTCGCGCGGCCCGAAACCGCTCGTTTCAACGGCGACCGCACGTCGATCACGATCGCACCCGAGACGCTCGCGGCGGTGGAGCAATTCGCCCGCGGTCGCCGCGCCACGCTCTTCGCCACGCTCTACGCCACGTTCGGTTCACTCGTACATCGGCTCTCCGGCACGTCGGACTTCCTCGTCGGCGTGCCCATGGCGGGCCAAAACATCCACGACGTCGGCACGCTCGTGGGCCACTGTGTCCACTTTCTCCCTACACGCCATCGGGTGGTTCCCACGGCGAGTTTCGGGGAGCACGTCGACGCCACCAGCGCGGTGCTCTTGGAGGCGTTCGAGCACGCGCATGTTTCCTTCGGCACCCTCTTGCGCGAGTTGCATTGGCGTCGCGATCCGTCGCGACCGTCGCCGCTCGGGATCACGTTCAACCTCGATCCGTCCGGCGAACCCGTACGCTTCCAAGGCCTCGAACTCGCGCTCGAACTCAATCCCCGCAGCACCATCAACGCGGAACTGTGCTTCAATCTGTTGAAGCGCCCCGAAGGTCTCGTGGTGCAGTGCGACTACTGCACCGACCTGTTCGCCCAGTCCACGATCGTTCGGTGGCTGCGTCACTTCGAAACACTGCTGCGCGCCGCCGTCGCCAGCCCCGCCACGACCGTGGGTGAACTCCCGCTGCTCGAGTCCGACGCTTCAGCCGCACTCGCGGACGGAACGCCGGCTCACGAGAGCACGATTCGCCCCGGCCCCGCCCTCTTGCACGGCATCTTCGAGGCCGCCGCGGAGCGCTCGCTCGATGCGGTCGCGGTGATCGATGCGCGAGGTTCCGTGACCTACGGCGAACTCGACCGGCGCGCCAACCAGCTCGCGCGCCACCTTCTCGACCGCGGCCTTCCACCGGGCGGACTCGTCGCCCTGCTCTTCGATCGCTCCGTCGAATTCGTCGTCGCGGTCCTCGCCGTGCTGAAGACCGGCAACGCCTTCGCCCCGCTCGACACCTCGTGGCCGGAAGAACGCTCGGCCGACGTGCTCCGCTCCTGTGGCGCACGACTGCTGCTGGTCGCGGGCAGTCCGCTGCCGACGGGCTCGCCGCGCGATATCCACTTGGTGGATACGCTCGCCGATGCGTCCACGATCGCGGCCTTGCCGTTCTCGAAATCACACGTCGAGGTTCGTCCCGAACAGCTCGCCTACGTGATCCACACCTCGGGTTCCACCGGCACGCCGAAGGGCGTCATGGTCGAACACCGCGCCATCTCCGCTCACATCGCGAGCATCTGCGGCTTCTACGGTTTGCGCCCGGAAGACCGGAGCCTGCTGTTCCATTCGACCGCGTTCGATCCCACGGTGGAGCAGTTGTTCTGCGCGTTTCACGCCGGTGCTTCGATCCATCTACGCGGCTCGGACCTCTGGTCGGGTGCCGAATTCGCCGCGCGTGTGAAGAGTGCCGACTTGTCGGTGGTCGACGTGCCTCCGCGCTACCTGCACGAGGTCCTCCATGAGTTGCAGGCGACCGCCGCCCGACCCGATCTCGGCCGGCTCCGGCTCGTCGTCGTCGGAGGCGAAGCGCTCTCGCCGTGGACGACGCGCCTCTGGCGCGACTGCGGTCTCGGACACATCCGTCTCGTCAACTGCTACGGTCCCACGGAATGCTCCGTCACCGCGACGTGTCACACGATCCCGGCGCAACCGTGCGCGCGCGAACTCGCCGGTCGCGTCCCGATCGGGCGACCGCACGGCCCGGTCCGCGCGCTCGTGCTCGACGCACGGCTACAGCCGCTTCCCGTCGGTCTCGTGGGCGAGCTCTTTCTCGGAGGACCGACCCTCGCCCGTGGTTACCTCGGTGCCGAATCTCTCACGCAAGAGCGCTTCCTCCCCGATCCTCGCCGAACCGGCGAGAGGCTCTACCGCACCGGCGATCTCGCGCGACTGCTCGCGGACGGCACGCTCGAGTTTCTCGGTCGCATCGACCGCCAAGTGCAAATTCGAGGCTACCGCGTGGAAATGGCGGAAGTGGAGAATCACCTCTCCCGTCACCCGTGCGTCGAGCACGCCGTCGTCCTCGACGATGCCGACACCAACGGATCCGCGATGCTCGTGGCGTTCGTCGTCCCCGTCGACGGAACGACTCTCACGCCGGAAAGCCTGCGCGACCATCTCGCCGCACGCCTGCCCGACTACATGCTGCCCGCACGCTACGTAGTGGTGGCGCGGATACCGACCGACCCCAACGGCAAGGTCGACGCTCATGCCTTGCGCCGGCTCGACGCGGGCGAGGGCGCGGTCGCCGCACGCGACTCCATCCCTCCGCGCAACGCCGACGAGGAGGCGATCGCCGAGATTTGGCGCAAGCTGCTCGGCACTGCACGCGTGGGCGTGCACGACGACTTCTTCGAACTCGGCGGCCACTCGTTGCTCGCCATGCAGATGCTGCGCCAGCTCAACGCCGCGTTCGGAATCTCGGTGCCGCTCGCGAGTCTGCTCTCGACGCCCACGATCGAGGGACTGGCGCGACACCTCCCGCTTCGTGCCGAGCCGGAAGGAAACTCGGCTGCGACCACTCGATCCGACGGCTCGAAAACGGCGGGGACCACAAACACCGCCGTCGTCGAGTCGGCCCCGGCCCTTCTGGGTTCCGGACCCGGCACACCGTTGTTCAACATCCCGGGCGTCCTCGGCTACGGCATGTTGCCACCGGAACTGATCGCCCAGATACAGCGAGACCGTCCTTACTTCGACGGCCTCCAGCTCCCCGGTGCGGACGGTCGCGAGCCGCCCTTGGATTCGATCGACGCCATCGCCGACCACCTCGTGAGCCGCATCCGCGCCGTCCGTCCGCACGGCCCGTATGCCCTCACTGGGTACTGCTTCGGCGGTGTCGTCGCCTACGAAGTCGCCAACCGCCTCGCGGACGAAGGCGAGACGGTACAGGCGCTCGTGCTGTGGCACGCGTTTCCCTGGCACACGTGGCGACTTCGGACCCTCCGCGAGCGTTTGCGCGATCTCCCCGATCGTCTCCGCAGCATGACGCCACGGGATCGCTGGCTCACGCTCAAGGGCCGTATCGCCGGTCCCGTTCGTCACCTCGCACGCCGGGCCGGTATCGAGAGAGACACCGCGCCGGGCGAGTCGCTCTCGCCCGTGCTGGAGGCGAACAACCGAGCCGACGAGGCGCACCGCATCGCACGTCCCTACCACGGTCGCCTCTACGTGGCCCGAGCCGCGATCCTTCCGCCGGAGTTGGAGTCGCCTCCGCTCGGCGGCTGGGAAGCGTTCGCGCGCGGTCCGCTGAAGATCCACGATTTGCCGTGCGAACACCTCGACCTGATCAAGCAGCCTTGGCTGACGGAGATCTCGAAGCTCACCGCGCAGTGGTTGCGCATGGCCGACTCGGAGCCGATCGAAGGTCGTCCGCGTTCCGCCGTCCCCGACGACGTCGTCGGGGAGTCGGCGCGGCCGTTCGAGCGCACGCCTGGTCTGCGTGTCTCGACGAACACCTCGCGGACAGGGGCCGGCCCACGTACGACCCCCGCCCCGCGACCGTGA